From the Micromonospora sediminicola genome, one window contains:
- a CDS encoding glycosyltransferase, with protein sequence MAVVVPAHDEQALLPGCLTSVRSALRGLPVPSEVIVVADDCRDETAAVAAGLGAVVVTVRARSVGRARAAGMAHALRHGPDGLWLLSTDADSRVPRRWGDWHLRHARAGVDLLVGTVRVADWGPRSELVRTRFETRYRHGLSGTAHRHVHGANLGCAATVYERLGGFSDLLHGEDHDLVERGRRRAMRVVADAGCPVRTSARRRSRAPHGFARYLDTLDDRLPT encoded by the coding sequence GTGGCGGTCGTGGTGCCCGCCCACGACGAGCAGGCGTTGTTACCCGGTTGCCTGACCTCTGTCCGCAGCGCGCTCCGTGGCCTGCCGGTGCCCTCCGAGGTGATCGTCGTCGCCGACGACTGCCGGGACGAGACGGCCGCCGTCGCCGCGGGTCTCGGCGCGGTGGTGGTGACGGTGCGGGCGCGAAGCGTCGGCCGTGCGCGTGCCGCCGGCATGGCACACGCGCTGCGTCACGGCCCGGACGGACTGTGGCTGCTCAGCACCGATGCGGACAGCCGCGTCCCCCGGCGGTGGGGCGACTGGCACCTGCGTCATGCCCGTGCCGGCGTCGACCTCCTGGTCGGTACGGTGCGGGTGGCCGACTGGGGTCCCCGCTCGGAGCTTGTCCGGACGCGCTTCGAGACGCGGTATCGACACGGTCTGAGCGGCACGGCCCACCGGCACGTGCACGGGGCGAACCTGGGGTGCGCCGCCACCGTCTACGAGCGTCTGGGCGGGTTCTCCGACCTGTTGCACGGCGAGGACCACGACCTCGTCGAGCGCGGCCGTCGGCGCGCCATGCGCGTCGTCGCCGACGCCGGCTGCCCGGTCCGGACCAGCGCCCGGCGTCGCAGTCGGGCCCCGCACGGCTTCGCCCGCTACCTCGACACCCTCGACGACCGGCTGCCGACCTGA
- a CDS encoding alpha/beta fold hydrolase, protein MTTVHVDDITLGIESFGDDDAPLVLLAGGTTMLSWPDALCARLAAGGRRVVRYDLRDSGRSTTRDPEAPAYTLRDLAADAAALADALGAGPAHLAGIGVGGMVAQVAVLDHPGAFSALTLVGTRAVAPGPPDDDLPDHDQATTSRLFARPLPDWADREAVAAFAAAGAEILGDDPAAARTVAARIWDRTPSTAPPVQMANQMGMVFSRLDCTPRWRERLAEIEVPTLVVHGRRDAFFPVGNGEAIAQEIPGARLLILDEAASAIPDAAVGEVAEAMLALG, encoded by the coding sequence ATGACCACCGTCCACGTCGACGACATCACCCTGGGCATCGAATCGTTCGGTGACGACGACGCGCCACTCGTCCTGCTCGCCGGCGGAACAACGATGCTCTCCTGGCCCGACGCGCTGTGCGCGCGCCTCGCCGCCGGTGGGCGTCGGGTGGTGCGTTACGACCTGCGCGACAGCGGCCGTTCGACGACCAGGGATCCGGAGGCGCCCGCCTACACCCTGCGCGACCTCGCGGCCGACGCGGCGGCCCTTGCTGACGCGCTCGGCGCGGGACCCGCGCACCTCGCCGGGATCGGCGTCGGCGGGATGGTCGCCCAGGTGGCCGTGCTCGACCATCCCGGCGCGTTCTCGGCGCTCACTCTGGTCGGCACCCGCGCTGTCGCCCCCGGCCCGCCCGACGACGACCTCCCCGACCACGACCAGGCGACGACGAGCCGACTGTTCGCCCGTCCCCTGCCCGACTGGGCGGACCGCGAAGCGGTGGCGGCGTTCGCCGCCGCCGGCGCGGAGATCCTCGGCGACGACCCCGCCGCCGCGCGAACAGTCGCCGCGCGCATCTGGGACCGCACGCCCAGCACCGCACCACCGGTCCAGATGGCCAACCAGATGGGCATGGTGTTCTCCAGACTCGACTGCACACCCCGATGGCGTGAGCGGCTGGCCGAGATCGAGGTCCCGACCCTTGTCGTGCACGGCCGCCGGGACGCGTTCTTCCCCGTCGGGAACGGCGAGGCGATCGCACAGGAGATTCCCGGTGCACGGCTGCTCATCCTCGACGAGGCCGCTTCGGCGATCCCCGATGCCGCCGTCGGCGAGGTCGCCGAAGCGATGCTCGCCCTCGGGTAG
- a CDS encoding ArsB/NhaD family transporter yields MTATAWAAVAVFTAAYVLIATEKVHRVAAALGGAAVMFLIGATDTAHAFFSEDAGVDWNVIFLLIGMMLIVAVLKRTGGFEYVAVWASKRARGRPYRVLVILVVITAVASAALDNVTTVLLIAPVTFLVCERLGVPAVPFLIAEAMASNIGGTSTLVGDPPNIIIGSRGGLSYNDFLIHLAPFVAVLLVVFLGLCRVLFRDAFRYDPERAAQIAALHEGDAIRDRRLLVLGLAVLGAVTAAFVLHTTLHLEPAVVALLGGLLLLALSRLDAGEISRDVEWPTLVFFAGLFVMVGALVNTGVVEQISRAAIDVTDGRLLPASMVLLWGSAALSALVDNIPYVATMSPVVADLVNAQGDAGQSRVLWWALALGADLGGNATAVGASANVVVLGLAERAGQRITFWQFTRYGLVVTLVTVGLAMPYLWLRYFALA; encoded by the coding sequence ATGACCGCGACTGCCTGGGCGGCCGTGGCCGTCTTCACCGCCGCCTACGTGCTGATCGCCACCGAGAAGGTCCACCGGGTGGCCGCGGCGCTGGGCGGGGCGGCGGTGATGTTCCTGATCGGCGCGACCGACACCGCGCACGCGTTCTTCTCCGAGGACGCCGGCGTCGACTGGAACGTGATCTTCCTCCTGATCGGCATGATGCTCATCGTCGCCGTCCTCAAACGCACCGGCGGGTTCGAGTACGTGGCGGTCTGGGCGTCGAAGCGGGCCCGAGGCCGCCCGTACCGCGTGCTGGTGATCCTGGTGGTGATCACCGCGGTGGCATCGGCGGCGCTGGACAACGTCACCACCGTCCTGCTGATCGCGCCGGTGACCTTCCTGGTCTGCGAGCGCCTCGGCGTGCCGGCCGTGCCGTTCCTCATCGCCGAGGCGATGGCCTCGAACATCGGCGGCACCTCGACGCTGGTGGGCGACCCGCCGAACATCATCATCGGCAGCCGGGGCGGCCTGAGCTACAACGACTTCCTCATCCACCTGGCCCCGTTCGTCGCCGTGCTGCTGGTGGTGTTCCTGGGCCTGTGCCGGGTGCTGTTCCGCGACGCGTTCCGCTACGACCCGGAGCGGGCCGCCCAGATCGCCGCCCTGCACGAGGGCGACGCCATCCGGGACCGGCGGCTGCTGGTCCTCGGCCTGGCCGTGCTCGGCGCGGTCACCGCCGCGTTCGTGCTGCACACCACGCTGCACCTGGAGCCGGCGGTGGTGGCGCTGCTCGGCGGCCTGCTGCTGCTCGCACTCTCCCGCCTGGACGCCGGTGAGATCAGCCGCGACGTCGAGTGGCCCACGCTGGTCTTCTTCGCCGGCCTGTTCGTCATGGTGGGAGCGCTGGTCAACACCGGCGTGGTCGAACAGATCTCCCGCGCCGCGATCGACGTCACCGACGGCCGGCTGCTACCCGCCTCGATGGTCCTGCTGTGGGGCTCCGCGGCGCTGTCGGCGCTCGTCGACAACATCCCGTACGTCGCCACCATGAGTCCGGTGGTCGCCGACCTGGTCAACGCCCAGGGCGACGCGGGGCAGTCCCGAGTCCTGTGGTGGGCCCTCGCCCTGGGCGCCGACCTGGGCGGCAACGCCACCGCCGTCGGCGCCTCCGCCAACGTGGTGGTCCTCGGGCTCGCCGAACGGGCCGGGCAGCGGATCACCTTCTGGCAGTTCACCCGCTACGGCCTGGTCGTCACCCTGGTCACCGTCGGGCTCGCGATGCCGTACCTATGGTTGCGCTACTTCGCCCTCGCCTGA
- a CDS encoding CBS domain-containing protein has protein sequence MRARDLAVPFPTITVATSVLEAARLLAGHNLPGLIVVDAAGRPVTVLPGTQVLRLVIPGYCREDPTLARMIDEPAADMFLRGAEGRSVADLLPPERLAPPVVGPEATVLEVAAVMAQKRSPLVAVAPPREPMIGGITLDALLDRMLAA, from the coding sequence GTGCGAGCCCGAGACCTGGCCGTTCCCTTCCCGACCATCACCGTCGCCACGTCGGTCCTGGAGGCCGCCCGCCTCCTGGCCGGACACAACCTGCCCGGCCTGATCGTGGTCGACGCCGCCGGGCGTCCGGTGACCGTCCTGCCCGGCACGCAGGTGCTGCGACTGGTGATCCCGGGCTACTGCCGGGAGGACCCCACCCTGGCCCGCATGATCGACGAGCCGGCCGCCGACATGTTCCTGCGGGGAGCCGAGGGCCGGTCGGTCGCGGACCTGCTACCACCGGAACGGCTGGCGCCTCCTGTGGTCGGCCCCGAGGCCACGGTCCTGGAGGTGGCCGCCGTGATGGCCCAGAAGCGCAGCCCTCTGGTCGCGGTGGCGCCGCCCCGCGAGCCGATGATCGGCGGCATCACGCTCGACGCACTGCTGGACCGGATGCTCGCCGCATGA
- a CDS encoding MarR family winged helix-turn-helix transcriptional regulator, which translates to MPPEAPVADPESALVDQLAALSRVMVGFTARTLAGLDTELTLSQYRTMVLLAARGPLRTVDLATVLGVHPSTATRACDRLVRRDLVARRQGTTDRRVAWLTLTEAGRDLVGEVVRGRTERIRDLVRAAGVAPSADAAGLVTALVAAAGEPTEDQWWREWAGSVGREPGV; encoded by the coding sequence ATGCCGCCGGAGGCGCCGGTGGCCGACCCCGAGTCGGCCCTCGTCGACCAACTCGCCGCGCTGAGCCGGGTGATGGTGGGCTTCACCGCGCGGACGCTCGCCGGCCTCGACACGGAGTTGACCCTCTCCCAGTACCGCACGATGGTGCTGCTGGCCGCACGCGGACCGCTGCGGACGGTCGACCTCGCCACCGTGCTCGGGGTCCACCCCTCGACCGCCACCCGCGCCTGCGACCGGCTGGTCCGGCGCGACCTGGTGGCCCGGCGGCAGGGCACCACCGACCGGCGGGTGGCCTGGCTGACCCTCACCGAGGCCGGACGCGACCTGGTCGGGGAGGTGGTCCGTGGACGGACCGAGCGGATCCGCGACCTCGTCCGCGCCGCGGGCGTGGCCCCCTCCGCGGACGCGGCGGGCCTCGTCACCGCCCTGGTGGCGGCTGCCGGCGAGCCCACCGAGGACCAGTGGTGGCGGGAGTGGGCCGGCAGTGTCGGTCGCGAGCCCGGTGTCTGA